The DNA segment CTGTTTGTGAGAGGCAGGACAAGTGTTACCAGTGGAGCCTTTGCCTGCCCTACTGAACAAGACGCCCAAGAACGACCCACCTTCCGCATAAGCTCACTATGAACGGAAGCACAAGACAAAAAGCAGTCAATAGAACTGCTCATACCGAAGAAGCGAGAGAGCGATGATCGTCCCCGATCTTTGATGACATGACCATGGCACGCATGGCATGAATGATATGTATGATAAGGCGCATCGCCTCCGCTCGACTTCACTTAGACAATAGCGGAATATCGGATGATACGATATCATCAGCAAAAGAGGACTGCCCAAAATGATGACAGAAGGACTACTGCGCGCATAGCCCTTCGTGGCAGACTCCTTGCAAAGACACGCTCCGACAGACGGTCACGCACAGCGCTTAGCACACAGTTTTTTGCCGAATCTGTCGGAGGGGAGCCTTTGTCGGGTCAATGACAAGCGAAGGGGAGAGTTTACTACCTTACCCTGCGCCGATACCCCCTGCCCAAAAACACGATTTGACCCTGCTGATTCCTGATTCCTTGATTCCTGATATTCTGATTCCTTGATTCCGTAGACTCTGCTTGTCGGAGATAGGGAGGCATTGGGCAAACTTATGGCAAGCTGTATGCGATGTCAGCACAGTGTGATATACTTAGATCAAACACACCTGACAGCAAAGGAGCATCGCCATGAGATACAGACTGACCATCGAAACGAAACGCGAGGAGATGAAAGACATCACGCGCACCGTAGCCGACTGCATTGGGCGCAGCGGCATCATGGACGGCATCTGCACTGTGTACTGTCCGCACACCACAGCTGCCATCACCATCAACGAAAACGCCGACCCTGATGTCATCCACGACATCCTCCTCGGACTTCGCCACACCTATCCCGACCGCAGAGAATTCCTCCACGCAGAAGGAAACAGCACCGCCCACCTCAAAGCCTCTACCTTCGGAGCCTCCGAAACGATTCTCATAGAAAGCGGCAGACCGCTCCTCGGTACGTGGCAGGGCATCTACTTCTGCGAATTTGACGGACCGCGCAGACGTACCTACTACGTCGATGTGCGCGCCTGAAAGGAGGACACATCATGTACACCAACAAGCTCAAGACCATCCTCGCCGAAGGAAACCCCATCTCGGGCTGTATGATACAGGGCTATATGCCCGCACTCGCCGAGATCGCGGGTCTGGCAGGATTCGACTTTCTCTTCCTCGATGCCGAGCACAGCGCGCTCAGCGTCACCGAATGTGAAAACATGGTACGCGCCGCCGAAGCACGCGATGTCGTACCGCTCGTCCGCATTCCCAACAACGACCACGACACCATCCTCCGCTACCTCGACTGCGGAGCGATGGGGCTTATCCTCCCCGGTATCCGAAATGCCGAAGAAGCACGCGCCGTCGTCCATGCCGCCAAATACTACCCAATGGGAGAGCGCGGCCTCAACGGCGTACGTGCCTCCGACTACGGTATGACCAAACCCCTCAGCGAATATACAGCCGATGCCAACCGCGAAACGATGCTCCTTGCCATCATCGAAAACCGCGACGCGATCGACAACCTCGACGACATCCTCGCCGTAGACGGCATCGACGGCATCATCTTAGGCGCATCAGACCTCTCCCAGTCGCTCGGCGTACCCGGACAAGGTCAGCACCCTCTCGTCCTTGAAGCCAAAGCACGCTTCATCGAAGCAGGCAAAAAATCAGGCAAACCGTTCGGCACCGTCGTCCGCGCAGGCGAATCCATCGACGCATACCGCAAAGAAGGCATGAAGATCCTCATGGTCAACGCCTACGCCTTGTTCGGTGGAGCCTGCAAAGCCTTCGTGAAAAATTTCAATAAAAAATAAAAATTAGTGGATAATCGTTATTGACAAGACGAAACCTCCATGGTATACTTGCATCAAGAGGTGAGGCAATCACCGAAAATGAGGAGGAATGAGAAATGGAATTGAAAGGTACCAGAACAGAAGCAAACTTGTGGGCAGCATTCGCAGGAGAGTCGCAGGCGCGTAACAAATACACCTACTACGCATCGAAAGCGAAAAAAGACGGCTATCAGCAGATCGCCGCGATCTTCGAAGAAACGGCTTCCAACGAAAAAGAGCACGCTAAAATTTGGTTCAAATTGCTCCACGGCGGTATTGCCGACACCATGACCAACTTGGCAGATGCAGCGTCGGGCGAACAGGATGAATGGACGAGCATGTATCCCGAGTTCGCAAAAGTAGCGCGAGAAGAAGGGTTCGATAAAATCGCTTACCTCTTCGACGAAGTAGCAAAAATCGAAAAAGAACATGAAGAACGCTATCGTGCGCTCATCGCCAACATCGAAGAAGGCAAAGTCTTCGTTCGCGAAGAACAACAGCTCTGGCATTGCCGTAACTGCGGTCATATCCACAGCGGTGCACAGGCTCCGGGCGTATGCCCTGTCTGCGACCACCCGCAGTCCTTCTTCCAGATCAAAGCAGAAAACTACTAATAACAACACCCCTAAAACAACTCAATATATATCCCCCCCAATTACAAAAAGGCCACCCGCGCTCGGGTGGTTCTTTTTTTGTGCGTGGGGTAGGGCAAGCAACTCGGCGATACTTATAGCGATGGGCGCATCTCTCCCTCCGTCATGGGTGACCCATGCCACCTCCCTCGTCAGAGGGAGGCACTAATACCACGATGCGTTGGCTTATACTGTGTACTTCGTTTTTATTCAAAACTCCCTCAATGGGTTCGGGTTCGTTAGGGAGTCCGAGGCGAAGTACGCGATGCGAGGGAGTGGAGCGCATTGTGTCGGATGTTTGAGCAAACGAATGTGATGCGAGTTCCGACACGCGGTCGTGTCATCTTGACTTATAATCAAGACACGACCGCTAGCGAAACGTAGGAGCGAGAACGTACTCCGAGGACGTACGTGGAACCTGAGAGCTTCTTTGCTTCTTTCTTGGGCGGTGCAAGAAAGAAGGGGAAGGAGAAGCGGAATATTATCGACAAGGTGTTCTTCGCCCCTGCGTCACAAAGAAAAGTAAAAGAGGAGGGAAGAGCTACCTGTTGTGATAAAGCATACCTTGCGAGCTTGATACGCACCGCAAAAAAACTCCACAGCATAAATCATTCCCTCTCCTTTCCTCCCTCCCCACACAAACGCACGCGCATAAAAAACTTACCCTGTTTCGTACATTTTTTCACGAATACGGGTTGCGCAATAATCACCGACATGGTATACTATGAATAGATAAGTCGTTTTGTAAACATTCAGGAATTATAGGTGGTGGTTGTATGCAGTTTAATGCGACGACAGATTATGCGTTCCGCGTTGCACTTCATCTGGCATGTGCGGGCGATCGCATCGTATCGCGCAGGGAGATCTCGGAGAGCAACAACGTAACGACGATGTTTTTGCAGAAGATCATGGCATCTTTGATGGAGGCGGGCTTGGTGACGAGCTATCGCGGTGCGAACGGTGGGTTCCGCCTGTCGCGTCCGGCAGGCGAGATCACGCTTCTCGATGTCTTGGAGGCGATGGAGGGCAAGGTGGTGCTCAATCGTTGTCTCGGCGATTACGGTTCGTGCTCGAGAAATGCGGCTCCGCGCTGTGCGGTGCATCGTTCTTTGACGAAGGTGCAGGACGTTTTTTGTGCGGCGATGTCACAGATCACGCTGGCGCGTCTGGCAGAAGATGAGCTTTCGCTTCATCATCATGAAGAATAAGAAATAAGATGAGAAAAAGAGATGATTTTAAAGGAGGAGTAAAAGATGGATGAGGTATTGTTGTCGCGTTGGCAGTTCGCCATTACGACGGTGTATCACTTTTTGTTTGTTCCGATCACGCTCGGTCTGGCATTTTTCATCGCGATGCTGGAAACGTGGTATGTGAAAACGGGTGAGGAGAAATATCGTGCTCTCACTCAGTTCTGGGGCAAAATTTTCTTGGTCAACTTTGCGATGGGTGTTGTAACAGGTATCGTGCAGGAGTTCCACTTCGGTATGAACTGGTCGGAATACGCTCGCTTTATGGGTGACGTGTTCGGCGCACCGCTGGCAATGGAGGCTCTGACGGCGTTCTTCCTCGAGTCGACGTTTTTGGGTATCTGGCTGTTCGGCTGGGATAAGCTGTCTAAGAAGGTACACGCACTGTGTATCTGGATCGTAGCATTCTCGTCGAGCTTGTCGGCGTTTTGGATCATCGTAGCGAACTCGTTCATGCAGAATCCGGTCGGTTTTGCGATTCAGAACGGTCGTGCGGAGATGGTAGACTTTGTTTCGCTTATCACGAACCCGTACGCGGCTTCGATGTATGTACATACGTGGACGAGTGCGCTGGCAACGGCAGGTGTCCTGATCGTAGCGGTCTGCGCGTATCAGATCCTTGCAGGTCGTCACGTTGAGATGTTCAAGTCGTGCATCAAGAGCGGTCTTGTGGTCGCTATGGTAGGTCTTCTTTCGGTCATGGGTACGGGTCATATGCAGGCGCAGATGATCCATGATTATCAGCCGATGAAGTCGGCGGCGACGGAAGCGATCTGGGATACGGTCGATCCGGCTCCGTTCTATCTGACGGCAACGATCGATGAAGAAAACGGTACAAATACAGACGGTATCAAAGTAGACGGTGCGCTCAGTGCACTTCTCTATAATAAATTCGAAGGCGAAGTCGTTGGTATGAACCAGCTGCAAGCCGAGTATGTAGAAAAATACGGCGAAGGCAATTATATCCCCGAAGTATCGGCGCTCTTCTGGTCGTTCCGCGCAATGGTCATCGCAGGTTCTGTGATGATGGCAGTCGTCGGTCTTGCATTCCTTGCGATGCTCTTCGGTCGCCTTGAAAGATATTCGCTTCTT comes from the Selenomonadales bacterium genome and includes:
- a CDS encoding Rrf2 family transcriptional regulator; protein product: MQFNATTDYAFRVALHLACAGDRIVSRREISESNNVTTMFLQKIMASLMEAGLVTSYRGANGGFRLSRPAGEITLLDVLEAMEGKVVLNRCLGDYGSCSRNAAPRCAVHRSLTKVQDVFCAAMSQITLARLAEDELSLHHHEE
- a CDS encoding rubrerythrin family protein; translated protein: MELKGTRTEANLWAAFAGESQARNKYTYYASKAKKDGYQQIAAIFEETASNEKEHAKIWFKLLHGGIADTMTNLADAASGEQDEWTSMYPEFAKVAREEGFDKIAYLFDEVAKIEKEHEERYRALIANIEEGKVFVREEQQLWHCRNCGHIHSGAQAPGVCPVCDHPQSFFQIKAENY
- a CDS encoding YjbQ family protein, producing the protein MRYRLTIETKREEMKDITRTVADCIGRSGIMDGICTVYCPHTTAAITINENADPDVIHDILLGLRHTYPDRREFLHAEGNSTAHLKASTFGASETILIESGRPLLGTWQGIYFCEFDGPRRRTYYVDVRA
- a CDS encoding cytochrome ubiquinol oxidase subunit I translates to MDEVLLSRWQFAITTVYHFLFVPITLGLAFFIAMLETWYVKTGEEKYRALTQFWGKIFLVNFAMGVVTGIVQEFHFGMNWSEYARFMGDVFGAPLAMEALTAFFLESTFLGIWLFGWDKLSKKVHALCIWIVAFSSSLSAFWIIVANSFMQNPVGFAIQNGRAEMVDFVSLITNPYAASMYVHTWTSALATAGVLIVAVCAYQILAGRHVEMFKSCIKSGLVVAMVGLLSVMGTGHMQAQMIHDYQPMKSAATEAIWDTVDPAPFYLTATIDEENGTNTDGIKVDGALSALLYNKFEGEVVGMNQLQAEYVEKYGEGNYIPEVSALFWSFRAMVIAGSVMMAVVGLAFLAMLFGRLERYSLLLRALILMLPLPFIANSCGWFVTEGGRQPWIVYGLQKVADAVSPNLTTTEIWISMVGFTLVYAALIVVALWIVIKHIKTFGMTEEAKKGASLWN